The following coding sequences lie in one Nitratireductor mangrovi genomic window:
- a CDS encoding site-specific DNA-methyltransferase yields MDLHHSNIEIMPVAGLRPYAQNARTHSRKQIGQIADSIRRFGFTNPVLVSDENEIVAGHGRVLAARQLGMADVPVLRLSHLSAEERRAYVLADNKLALNAGWDQELLALELQALIDLEFDVTITGFSLAEIDLTLDHAREASAASPDSADLVPPLPGQAATKTGDLWQLGRHRLLCGDARASADVERLVGAGRVDLVFTDPPYNVPIQGHVGGLGRTRHREFAFASGEMSEAEFTEFLRSTLGNAASVAKDGAIAFVCMDWRHMRELVAAADGLFSELKNLCVWNKTNGGMGSFYRSKHELVFVYKIGTAPHTNAFGLGETGRYRTNVWDYAGISSLGASRADELAMHPTVKPVAMIADAIRDCSKRGEVVLDIFGGSGSTLIAAESCGREARLIEFDAIYCDTIIRRWQTYTGKRATLVGDGRCFEEIAAERLGQADQNSASTKSVRGSGLRRGRHA; encoded by the coding sequence ATGGACCTTCACCACTCGAACATCGAGATCATGCCGGTAGCGGGTCTGCGCCCCTATGCGCAGAACGCGCGTACGCACTCCAGGAAGCAGATCGGCCAGATCGCTGACAGCATCCGACGCTTCGGCTTCACCAATCCCGTCCTGGTCAGTGACGAGAACGAGATCGTCGCCGGTCATGGACGGGTCCTTGCAGCCAGGCAACTCGGTATGGCGGATGTACCGGTGTTGCGGCTGTCGCATCTGTCGGCGGAAGAGCGACGAGCCTATGTGCTGGCCGACAACAAGCTGGCTCTCAATGCGGGCTGGGATCAGGAACTCCTGGCACTCGAACTGCAGGCACTGATCGACCTTGAGTTCGATGTCACCATCACCGGCTTCTCGCTGGCCGAGATCGACCTGACGCTCGATCACGCGCGGGAGGCCTCTGCGGCTTCCCCCGACAGCGCCGATCTGGTTCCGCCCTTGCCGGGACAAGCGGCCACCAAAACCGGTGATCTGTGGCAACTCGGACGCCATCGGCTTTTATGTGGCGATGCTCGGGCGTCTGCAGACGTCGAGCGTCTGGTGGGGGCAGGGCGGGTCGATCTGGTCTTCACCGATCCGCCCTACAACGTGCCGATCCAGGGTCACGTCGGCGGCCTTGGCCGCACGCGTCATCGCGAGTTCGCCTTTGCCTCGGGTGAGATGAGCGAGGCGGAGTTCACCGAGTTCCTGCGATCCACGCTCGGCAATGCCGCTTCCGTCGCGAAGGACGGTGCGATTGCCTTCGTCTGCATGGACTGGCGTCACATGCGCGAGTTGGTGGCGGCGGCGGATGGCTTGTTCTCGGAGCTGAAGAACCTGTGCGTCTGGAACAAGACCAATGGCGGCATGGGCAGCTTCTACCGCTCCAAGCATGAGCTGGTCTTCGTTTACAAGATCGGCACGGCGCCACACACCAATGCCTTCGGCCTTGGCGAGACCGGTCGCTATCGCACCAATGTTTGGGACTATGCCGGTATCAGCAGTCTCGGCGCCAGCCGGGCTGACGAGCTCGCCATGCATCCGACCGTCAAGCCGGTCGCCATGATTGCCGATGCGATCCGCGACTGTTCGAAGCGAGGCGAGGTCGTACTCGACATCTTTGGCGGGTCCGGCTCGACGCTGATTGCCGCCGAGAGCTGCGGGCGTGAGGCTCGCCTCATAGAGTTCGACGCCATCTACTGCGACACCATCATCCGCCGCTGGCAGACCTACACCGGCAAGCGGGCAACGCTTGTCGGCGACGGGCGCTGCTTCGAGGAGATCGCGGCCGAGCGGCTGGGACAGGCTGACCAGAATAGTGCTTCAACCAAATCGGTGCGTGGTAGTGGCCTCCGCCGAGGGCGCCACGCATGA
- a CDS encoding DUF5681 domain-containing protein: MSDGGEKSSQEPKPIADKAVARAKEQIIGGVGYRNPPKATRFQRGQSGNPGGRPRAPKAEGLTLEDQPLLQAVHDQAAKPIRMREGDTVLEVPTREAVTRSVMVAALKGNARSQGLALDLIRSADIQRAHDRSKRQAFAHEFKRVQTRRFERAVEAGEETRRILPHPDDIVIDDDYGYHFAGPVDEAELCKVEQIVRYRDALIMQDVLDERLAARQASQTEQPDRSEQSGALLFASVLDSTLPSRFRLDDTTIILRQTRYEAVNLRQLLKDTYRAWKAAGAKDKRGVRFTDLQSAHKLLTNVIDFVQAVREGRIDVDAIARGEFDETSRPFIRGNGSVA, encoded by the coding sequence ATGAGCGACGGTGGAGAGAAGTCCAGTCAAGAGCCGAAGCCCATTGCCGACAAGGCCGTGGCCAGAGCGAAGGAGCAGATCATCGGGGGCGTCGGCTACAGGAACCCACCGAAGGCGACACGCTTCCAGAGGGGGCAGTCGGGCAATCCCGGCGGGCGCCCCCGTGCACCGAAGGCCGAAGGCCTGACGCTCGAAGATCAGCCGCTCTTGCAGGCCGTGCACGATCAGGCTGCCAAACCGATCAGAATGAGGGAAGGGGATACCGTCCTGGAAGTCCCCACGCGAGAAGCCGTTACCCGCTCGGTGATGGTGGCAGCACTCAAGGGCAATGCTCGCTCACAGGGCCTTGCACTCGACCTGATCCGGTCTGCCGACATCCAGCGGGCGCACGACAGGTCGAAACGGCAGGCCTTCGCGCATGAGTTCAAACGCGTGCAGACGAGACGGTTCGAACGAGCAGTCGAAGCCGGCGAGGAGACGAGACGGATTCTCCCGCATCCCGACGATATCGTCATCGACGACGACTACGGCTACCATTTTGCAGGCCCTGTCGACGAAGCCGAACTGTGCAAGGTCGAACAGATAGTCCGCTACCGTGACGCACTGATCATGCAGGACGTGCTGGACGAGCGGCTGGCGGCGCGCCAGGCAAGCCAAACCGAGCAACCGGACAGGTCCGAGCAATCAGGTGCCTTGCTCTTTGCCAGTGTTCTCGACTCGACCTTGCCGTCACGCTTCCGTCTTGATGACACCACCATCATCCTTCGGCAGACGCGCTACGAAGCGGTCAATCTGCGACAGCTGCTCAAGGACACCTATCGCGCCTGGAAAGCAGCCGGCGCCAAAGACAAACGTGGCGTTCGGTTTACCGATCTGCAGTCAGCGCACAAACTGCTAACGAACGTAATCGACTTCGTGCAGGCAGTTCGCGAAGGCCGCATTGATGTCGATGCAATTGCCCGCGGTGAGTTTGACGAGACGTCGCGTCCATTCATTCGAGGCAACGGCTCGGTGGCGTAG